The genomic interval TTCCCCGTGTCACCGTCCCCGAGGAACTTGGGGGAGGTCGAATAGAGCCGGTCAGGCGAATGCGAGGGAGGGGCTCGCGTGAAGCAAGCGGCGTCGCTGTAGAGAACGATCTAGAAAGAATACTGATTGCGGCAAACTTGCTGTTTTTTCTTAGTCCGATGGGATCAGATCGCGGATGCGGCGGGTCAGACGGAAGCGAAGCTTGATTTGGCGACTGTGATATTTGTCCACCTCGCAAGTGAGCCTTACCGTGATGTGTGAGCAAAAGCGATGATGATCAGATGACGCGTTTCGTTTTGTCACCCCAGACGACACAGTCAATCCTCGATAAAGTGCTTGTCCCCAGAAGCCACCATCTGAGGTGGTGCTGTTCCTGTTTCCGCTTCCCTCAAGTTTGCTCACGCGAAGACGCAAAGGCGCGAAGAAAGATGCTCCCTCCTTCGCGTCTTAGCGCCTTCGCGTGCGAACAACCAAACCCAATTTAAAAACCCCCTTGCTCTTTTCGCATTAGTCTCGATCGAGCGAACAGCAACGCATTGGTTACCCAAGTCACACTGGGCAGTCTTGGCAACCAGGTGAACCAGCAAGCTCTCGCTGGTAACGCCCCAAAGAAAGAAACCTCACTCAACGTCTGCGCGTTGGGATGAGGGTCTGGGTTTTAAGAAGTGAACGCTCCCACCATGGAGAGCCGCGGAAGCGGCGGAAGCGTAAAGCCTGGGACGTAAGTCCCAGGTCTCGTTTCGCAGCGAACCCGATCAAGCCCCGAAGGCGGCGACAGATTGTGAGTGATACCCTCGCGTCTCTGTCGCCGCTTCGCTGACATGGCAATGTGGCACCCCATGGGGCTGACGCCCCATTCTTTATGCTCCCGTCGCATCCGCGACGGTCACGGGCGCCAAAGTTGATTGGCGACATCAGTCACTTTGATCAGCTTTTAAAACCCCATTCCCATTATTACTCGTCAAGATCCCTCGGCTACGCCAAGAATTGACTTGCCATTCCATAAATTTTGGCTTAACGGTGCGGTTCAGCGGGTGGCGGCGAGCGATTTAGCCATTGCGAAAACGGTCACTACCGCCACCCCGTTGCAACCGATGGTTCGCCGTTCTTTTCGAGTTTGTAGTCGCGTACGGATCGACGCCAGCGGATCGGAGCCCCGATTTCCAAGCGGCGTACATCAAATATATGAAGCCGATCTGGGGAATCCAAGCACAAACTGTCCCGGGCACAACCCCGATAGCGGACGTCGGGGAATCAAGTATCGCCGCCACCGAATACGCAATGCACAGCATTAACACCAATACACTCGTCGCAATGCCGTATCGAGTGTTCCGTGTCGTGCCGTACCGAGAAATCGTGAAGGCAATGGCTGGGCCAAAAATATACGTTATTGCTAGGGCCGTCACTGTTCCGGGCAAGCCAAGCATTCGAGCGATCGCAAACACCGTTGCAAGGACGGTAGTTGCAACAAGTAAGTGGTGGATACGGAACTGAGTCGGACGAGCGATGTGTTCGTTCAGTGCATGTCCTTTGTCGGCGAACGTTACCGATCACCCGGTCGGCGCGGTTGATCTTCCACTGCCGAATCGCCCCGACTCGCCGACTCGGGTGCATCGGCTGGATTGCCCACTTGGTCTGCTAGCGGCGGGAGATAGTCTACCATCTCGTGAGACCATCGCGGATCACCGTCCGAATGTTCAATTGGAGATTCAGAGATTGAGTGGATGTATCGGTCGACGAGGACATCATAGTCGTCGCGCGTCTCGTATGTCGGCCGGAAATCGTCACGCAGTACCCGTAGTTGTGTGAGAACATTGTCGACGTTGTCGTTTTCCAGTTCAACGATCGTGTTTTGAATCAAGTCTTTGGTCGCTTCTGAGAAGTAAACATTGGATTGGACGCGATCCAGGGATCCGACGATCCATGCAACCCCGAACGACATTGCGATCGCACAGATCCCCAACGTGATTCGTGTGGTGCGGTTGTCGTAGAACTCGGAGATCAACCAAGCGATGGGCAAAGCGACGACGAGCAGCAGGATCAATTCGAGCATCGGCTGGCACTGTCGTTAAAGTCACTATCTCGTTCGACGAACGGTAGACATCACGGGGGACGGACGAAAGATTTTCCATTCGAGCAAAGCTGCAAGCCGTCCTCCCGTGCATGTCATGGTTCGCTGCATTCTAGCTGGACGGAAAAGGCTTCGGCAGGCAAAACCTGTTTTAAAACCCCCTTCCCCTGGTATGTCCCCTAGATCAAAAAAAATCTAGAGAAAGGACCATCCAAACGCTCCATTGGAAGAGCTTTTTACCTTCCAACCAATGGAGCAATTCAGATGGTCTCTCGTACCAAGTCTACCAGAAAGAACAGCAACAAGTCTTCCAAACGACGCTACATCGGCAAGCCCGGTGGCGTCATCCAGGAAAGAGTCCTGAAGGTCGGTCCGCAACGATTTGGGATCGTTGCGGTCGACTGTGCAAAGCGGCGATCCAAATGGATGCTCTGCGATTTCTACGGACGTGTCATCATCGAACCGACCGAAGTGGATCACGAACGTGGGACGCTCGATGCAATGGTCATGCGAGTCCTCGAAGCTTGCCAAGCAGAAGGAATACAGGACTCTATCGTCGCCGTCGAAATGACCGGTATCTACCACAAGCCGGTGCAACGTGCGTTTCGCAAGGCGGGCTTTGACACACGCACGGTTCATCCCTTCGCATCGGCACACTACAGAGGAGCACTGCACCCGGACAACAAAACCGATGACAACGATCTCGAAGCGATCTTCCTCGCCGCTGCCGCTGGATACGGACTGTCGGTGTTTCCAGTCGACGAGACCTATCGTTCGCTCCAAAGGCTCGCACGTCACCGCCGTAACTTGGTCAAGCAGCGTTCCAGACTGAATGTTCAAATCAGAGTTCTCATGCATCAGACGATGCCAGGCTACGCGGACCTTTGGGAAGAAGACAAACTGTTCAGCCACTCGGTTGCAATGCTGATCGCAAAAAACTTCTCGTCGGCCGAGTCGATCAAGAAAGCCAAACAGGCCGGCTTGGCAAAATACTTGCGACGCTCCAAAACACGATTCCAAGAACGCACGCTCGACAAGATTTATGCATGGAGCCTGCAAGCGGCCGAGCCCGATCCACTTATCGAACTATTAACCGAGCAGTGGAAGCAACTGCTGGAGTTGCGTGACATGCTTTCTGCACAGATCACTCAAACGGAAAGGCAATCGGCATCATTTCTCGCTAAAACGCCGTACATTCTGCTGCTTTCGATCAAAGGCATCAACGTTGTCTCAGCATCGGAGTATGCCGGCGAAGCAGGTCCGATTGAGCACTATGCTTCCGCCACCGCAATCAACGGTCGTGCTGGTCTTTATCCGTCACGATACCAAAGTGACGAAGTCGACCGCACCGACACGGTTGCCAAGAACTGCAACCGACGACTCCGCGCGGCTTGCATCTTGTTGGCCAAGAACCTCATCAAGTGCCATCCCTACTACCGCGGGTTATCGGCCGTCTGGGCGACGCGAAACATTAAAACTCAAGATCGCAATTGTCGAATGGCCAACCGGGCCAATCGGATGGTATTTCAGATCGTCAGCGGTCGCCAAGTGTGGCGTGGCAGAGGCATTGATTGCGAGGCGATTCTGTTCAAGCTACGTGAATTCCATCACGCGCACGCGACGCCACTGGATCAAACCGTCGCTCACATGAACGAGGCTTATCAATGGCTTCCCAAGTCGGTGCATCAAACCGAAGGCAAGCCGTTAGCAGAGCTGGCGGGCAAGAAGCGGCGGGGCACCTCATCGATCGGCGAATTACTGATCCCACTTCTTATTCGACTTGGAGTTCGCGAAGCGAGCGAGTTAGAATCAAAGACGTCCGAAGCTTAGGGCCCACATTGGTTTGTCATCGCTGCGCAAGCGGCGCACTGACAACATCGATCCTTCCCCGAGGGCAGGCGTGGCTTTTCGAAGCTGCAGTCAATAAGCCCGTGGAAAAAGCGTGATGC from Stieleria varia carries:
- a CDS encoding IS110 family transposase, producing the protein MVSRTKSTRKNSNKSSKRRYIGKPGGVIQERVLKVGPQRFGIVAVDCAKRRSKWMLCDFYGRVIIEPTEVDHERGTLDAMVMRVLEACQAEGIQDSIVAVEMTGIYHKPVQRAFRKAGFDTRTVHPFASAHYRGALHPDNKTDDNDLEAIFLAAAAGYGLSVFPVDETYRSLQRLARHRRNLVKQRSRLNVQIRVLMHQTMPGYADLWEEDKLFSHSVAMLIAKNFSSAESIKKAKQAGLAKYLRRSKTRFQERTLDKIYAWSLQAAEPDPLIELLTEQWKQLLELRDMLSAQITQTERQSASFLAKTPYILLLSIKGINVVSASEYAGEAGPIEHYASATAINGRAGLYPSRYQSDEVDRTDTVAKNCNRRLRAACILLAKNLIKCHPYYRGLSAVWATRNIKTQDRNCRMANRANRMVFQIVSGRQVWRGRGIDCEAILFKLREFHHAHATPLDQTVAHMNEAYQWLPKSVHQTEGKPLAELAGKKRRGTSSIGELLIPLLIRLGVREASELESKTSEA